The following proteins are encoded in a genomic region of Reichenbachiella sp.:
- the lipA gene encoding lipoyl synthase — translation MIELPVVDGKQARKRTKPDWLRVKLPVGQSYANVRKIVDENKLHTICESGNCPNMGECWGAGTATFMILGNVCTRSCTFCAVATGRPPEYDTDEPKRVADAIKTMGVKHAVITSVNRDELKDRGAEIWYQTVVETKKASPETTIEILIPDVKGKWEALYRMIDGGQEVVSHNMETVESLYRRVRPQAKYARSLKQIKLTKEYGQRTKSGIMLGLGETVDEVHKAMDDLVEHGLDILTLGQYLQPTKMHIEVAEFIHPDQFDKYREEGLKRGLKYVESGPLVRSSYHAERHVNVPI, via the coding sequence ATGATAGAATTACCAGTAGTCGACGGAAAGCAAGCCAGAAAGCGCACGAAGCCAGATTGGTTGAGAGTGAAGTTGCCAGTAGGCCAAAGCTATGCTAATGTGAGAAAGATTGTAGATGAAAACAAGCTTCATACAATCTGTGAGAGTGGCAATTGCCCAAACATGGGTGAATGTTGGGGAGCCGGTACTGCTACTTTCATGATTCTTGGAAACGTTTGTACACGTAGCTGTACCTTCTGTGCTGTAGCTACTGGTAGACCACCAGAGTACGATACAGATGAACCTAAGCGTGTAGCTGATGCCATTAAAACCATGGGTGTAAAGCATGCGGTGATTACTTCGGTTAATCGTGATGAGTTAAAAGATCGTGGGGCAGAAATTTGGTATCAGACAGTAGTAGAAACCAAAAAGGCTTCACCGGAGACAACTATTGAAATTTTGATCCCAGATGTAAAAGGAAAATGGGAAGCACTTTATCGTATGATTGATGGTGGACAAGAAGTGGTCTCTCACAATATGGAAACCGTAGAAAGCCTTTATAGAAGAGTTCGTCCACAAGCCAAATATGCCAGGAGCTTAAAGCAAATCAAGCTGACCAAGGAATATGGTCAACGTACCAAATCTGGTATCATGCTGGGGCTGGGTGAAACAGTAGACGAAGTGCACAAAGCCATGGATGATTTGGTAGAGCATGGGTTAGATATTCTGACCTTGGGTCAGTACTTACAGCCAACCAAAATGCACATTGAAGTAGCGGAGTTTATTCATCCCGATCAATTCGATAAATATAGAGAAGAAGGATTGAAAAGAGGATTGAAATATGTCGAGTCAGGTCCATTGGTAAGATCTTCATACCATGCTGAAAGACATGTAAACGTACCGATTTAA
- a CDS encoding OsmC family protein, with translation MGTLKNQYLGNLRTEGLHIPSGNKIITDAPVDNMGKGEAFSPTDLMSFSLSACMMTIMGQVADRENIAMEGLTTDITKVMSASPRKVSEIHVNFNWPKLELTDKQKKMLINAAKTCPVALSIHPDIKLEVTFNLN, from the coding sequence ATGGGCACCTTAAAAAACCAATATCTTGGAAACCTTCGTACCGAAGGCCTGCATATTCCTTCGGGGAATAAGATCATAACTGATGCTCCGGTAGATAATATGGGCAAAGGTGAAGCATTCTCTCCTACCGATTTGATGTCATTTTCGTTGAGTGCGTGTATGATGACTATCATGGGGCAAGTCGCTGATCGCGAAAATATTGCCATGGAAGGCTTGACTACTGATATCACCAAAGTGATGTCCGCCAGCCCAAGAAAAGTGTCAGAAATTCATGTCAATTTCAATTGGCCTAAATTGGAACTGACTGACAAACAAAAAAAGATGCTCATCAATGCAGCCAAAACTTGCCCCGTTGCTTTAAGTATCCATCCGGATATCAAATTAGAAGTAACTTTTAATCTGAATTAA
- the cysS gene encoding cysteine--tRNA ligase, with protein sequence MLKDLRINNSLTGKKELFEPIHAPHVGMYVCGPTVYSDVHLGNVRTFLSFDVIFRYLMHLGYKVRYVRNITDVGHLVNDGDEGEDKIGKKAKLENLEPMEVVQRYTQDFHQVMAMFNTLPPSIEPSATGHILEQIEMIELLIEKGLAYEVEGSVYFDVNAYQKDHDYGKLSGRKIEELLSNTRDLDGQDEKRNSVDFALWKNASPEHIMRWNSPWGAGFPGWHLECTVMGKKYLGQTFDIHGGGMDLKFPHHECELAQSVGAHGTDPVKYWIHTNMLTVNGQKMSKSLGNSFLPRELFSGDHELLDKAYSPMTTKFFMLQSHYASTLDFSNEALSAAQKGYRKLMNGLKTLRGLSAEGIADGEPNEKAIQQINSLCDNCYRAMNDDFNTALAIGHLFNLLKKINSIHTGVLSIAEIGSDTFNRMKTTFESFVLDILGLKEESNVDFDGLIDVLINVYKEAKEAKDYDKVDEIRNGLKAQGVVLKDMKTGIDWAYEE encoded by the coding sequence ATGCTCAAAGATCTTCGCATCAACAATTCACTAACCGGAAAGAAGGAACTATTTGAACCTATTCATGCCCCACATGTAGGCATGTACGTCTGTGGACCTACCGTTTATAGTGATGTGCATTTAGGCAATGTCCGTACCTTCTTGAGTTTTGATGTGATTTTCAGGTATCTCATGCACCTTGGCTATAAAGTTCGATACGTTAGAAACATTACGGATGTAGGACATTTGGTCAACGATGGTGACGAAGGCGAAGATAAAATTGGCAAAAAAGCTAAGTTAGAGAACCTAGAGCCAATGGAAGTGGTTCAACGTTACACGCAGGATTTCCATCAGGTCATGGCCATGTTCAACACACTGCCGCCGAGCATTGAGCCGTCGGCTACCGGTCACATTCTTGAGCAAATTGAGATGATCGAGCTATTGATAGAAAAAGGCTTGGCCTATGAGGTGGAGGGTTCGGTTTACTTTGATGTCAATGCCTATCAAAAAGACCATGATTATGGCAAACTTTCGGGTAGAAAAATAGAAGAACTCTTGTCCAACACCAGAGATTTGGATGGGCAAGATGAAAAAAGAAACTCAGTAGATTTTGCGCTTTGGAAAAATGCTTCTCCAGAACACATCATGCGTTGGAACTCACCATGGGGTGCTGGTTTTCCAGGCTGGCACTTGGAGTGCACCGTGATGGGTAAAAAATATTTAGGACAAACTTTCGATATCCATGGCGGAGGAATGGACCTAAAATTCCCTCACCATGAATGTGAACTGGCGCAGTCTGTAGGTGCTCATGGTACTGATCCTGTGAAGTACTGGATTCATACCAATATGCTGACGGTGAATGGTCAAAAGATGAGTAAATCCCTCGGTAATTCTTTCTTACCGAGAGAATTGTTCTCAGGTGATCATGAGCTCTTAGATAAGGCTTATAGCCCAATGACCACTAAGTTTTTCATGTTGCAATCGCATTATGCCAGTACATTGGATTTTTCCAATGAAGCCCTAAGTGCTGCCCAAAAAGGCTATCGCAAACTGATGAATGGATTGAAAACGCTACGTGGTTTATCTGCAGAAGGAATTGCTGATGGCGAACCAAACGAAAAAGCCATTCAACAAATCAATAGCCTGTGCGACAACTGCTATCGCGCAATGAATGACGACTTCAATACGGCATTGGCCATTGGTCATTTGTTTAACCTTTTGAAGAAAATCAACTCCATTCATACTGGAGTGCTTTCCATTGCCGAAATAGGGTCAGATACGTTCAATCGAATGAAGACTACGTTCGAGTCTTTTGTATTGGATATACTCGGCTTGAAGGAAGAAAGTAATGTAGATTTTGATGGTTTGATTGACGTTTTAATCAATGTCTACAAGGAAGCTAAAGAAGCCAAAGACTACGACAAAGTAGACGAAATCAGAAACGGCCTAAAAGCCCAAGGTGTCGTGCTCAAAGATATGAAGACAGGAATTGATTGGGCGTACGAGGAGTAA